In Cucurbita pepo subsp. pepo cultivar mu-cu-16 chromosome LG04, ASM280686v2, whole genome shotgun sequence, the following are encoded in one genomic region:
- the LOC111793278 gene encoding uncharacterized protein LOC111793278, with product MSVAVKVCGQVPGVEKWIQIPDVSSHCVQEVAKLAVEQFNVQHGHSLKYESIHEGWFCELGQNNLKYRLHIRAIDFLQRSLLYEALVFEEKPKLERIRKLISFFYLVNCGHYVGPVDPPKVEKWIKIPDLRVPFVQEVSKFAIDWYNKSGEGLKYVEIYDGWYAEMGQDNIKFRLHVKAKDCLGRLRNYEAIVLVKHFLSKKIKIFESFKLLDQVKVVPGWNQIPDVKELGLQVVIKFILEHIKIKFGDSLKFEIIYEGWYFELCPNSLKYRFHVKVIDFLGRSLKFEVVIIEERRDHLRIWKLDSIVLIVAPEPQEKKWIKIPNVQVPLVQELAKFAVDEHNNKSGEGLKYVEVYDGWFMDLGKDNIKFRLHLKAKDWLGRIRSYEAVVLVEHFWSKRIKILESFKFCGPPVVGKWIQIPNLKEPGFQVVIKFIVEQLKIIFGDCLKFDSIYEGWYFELCPISLKFRLHMKAVDFLGRCLNYEIIIVEEKRIFKLESIIVILSPGHCVGPVDPPKVEKWIKIINLQFSFVQEVSKFALDDFNVKSGDSLKYDGVYDGWYMEMGQDNIKFRIHLKAKDCLSRVHHYEAYVYVKQFLSKRIKIVESFKLIERKC from the coding sequence ATGAGTGTTGCAGTCAAGGTTTGCGGCCAAGTACCCGGTGTGGAGAAGTGGATTCAAATCCCCGATGTTAGTAGCCACTGCGTGCAAGAGGTCGCAAAGCTTGCGGTGGAACAGTTCAACGTTCAACATGGACACAGTCTTAAATACGAAAGCATTCACGAAGGTTGGTTTTGTGAACTGGGTCAAAACAACCTAAAGTACCGTCTTCATATTAGGGCGATAGACTTTCTTCAACGCTCTCTCTTGTACGAGGCACTTGTGTTCGAAGAGAAACCTAAGCTTGAAAGAATCAGAAAGTTGATATCTTTCTTCTATTTGGTGAATTGTGGACACTATGTTGGGCCGGTGGATCCACCCAAAGTGGAGAAGTGGATTAAAATTCCTGATCTTCGAGTCCCATTTGTGCAAGAAGTATCAAAGTTTGCAATAGATTGGTACAATAAAAGTGGAGAAGGCTTGAAATACGTTGAAATCTACGACGGTTGGTATGCAGAGATGGGTCAAGACAACATAAAGTTTCGCCTTCATGTTAAGGCGAAAGACTGCTTGGGACGTTTGCGCAACTACGAGGCTATTGTTCTTGTTAAGCATTTTTTGTCGAAGAAAATCAAGATTTTCGAATCTTTTAAGCTTTTGGATCAAGTAAAGGTTGTGCCCGGATGGAATCAAATACCTGATGTTAAGGAGCTTGGCTTGCAAGTGgttataaagtttattttggaacatatcaaaattaaatttggagatagtttgaaatttgagatCATTTATGAAGGTTGGTATTTTGAGTTGTGCCCAAACAGCCTAAAGTACCGTTTCCATGTTAAGGTGATAGACTTTTTGGGTCGTTCTCTCAAATTTGAGGTTGTTATTATCGAAGAGAGACGTGACCATCTAAGAATATGGAAGCTGGACTCTATCGTTCTCATAGTAGCTCCTGAACCTCAAGAGAAGAAGTGGATAAAAATTCCTAATGTTCAGGTGCCGTTAGTGCAAGAGTTGGCAAAGTTTGCCGTGGAtgaacataataataaaagtggaGAAGGCCTAAAATACGTTGAAGTCTACGACGGCTGGTTTATGGACTTGGGTAAAGACAACATAAAGTTTCGTCTTCATCTTAAGGCGAAAGACTGGTTGGGACGTATACGCAGCTATGAGGCCGTTGTGCTTGTTGAGCACTTTTGGTCCAAGAGAATCAAGATTCTCGAATCTTTCAAGTTTTGCGGTCCACCGGTTGTAGGCAAGTGGATTCAAATACCTAATCTTAAGGAGCCTGGCTTTCAAGTGGTCATAAAGTTTATAGTGGAGCAgctcaaaattatatttggagATTGTTTGAAATTCGATAGCATTTATGAAGGTTGGTATTTTGAGTTGTGCCCAATCAGCCTAAAGTTCCGTTTGCATATGAAGGCGGTAGACTTTCTGGGACGTTGTctcaattatgaaattattattgtcGAAGAGAAACGAATTTTCAAGCTGGAATCTATCATCGTCATATTGTCACCTGGACACTGCGTTGGGCCTGTGGATCCACCCAAGGTCGAGAAGTGGATTAAAATCATTAATCTTCAGTTTTCATTCGTGCAAGAGGTATCAAAGTTTGCATTGGATGACTTCAACGTTAAATCTGGAGATAGCCTCAAATACGATGGCGTTTACGATGGTTGGTATATGGAGATGGGTCAGGACAACATAAAGTTTCGTATTCATTTAAAGGCAAAAGACTGTCTGAGTCGTGTGCACCACTATGAGGCTTATGTGTATGTAAAGCAGTTTCTCAGTAAAAGAATCAAGATCGTCGAGTCTTTTAAGCTTATCGAAAGGAAGTGTTGA